Proteins from a genomic interval of Prochlorothrix hollandica PCC 9006 = CALU 1027:
- a CDS encoding endonuclease MutS2 has product MSLLSCPTIQAETLELLEWPRLCQHLATFAATKLGKIAAQCLPLPQRQSDSETLLAQTLEAYALEAKLGQLPFEGIQDIGEALAWAGRGGILKGNNLLYIATTLAAMRHIRRIIDAQEEETVAHLLTLVADLRTYPELERQIHHCIDDRGNVTDRASETLGQIRVKLKALRDDIYQTLQRLMQRQGNAIQEQVITQREGRFVIPVKASHKESIPGIVHDASSSGATLYIEPKAVLDRNNRLRQLQRQEQAEEERICQQLSAAVAEVQEDLEQLLAIATALDLAIARARYSYWIQGNVPRFIDPAQDTITLRQLRHPLLEWQHRQEQGSPTIPIDLHIQPHIRVVAITGPNTGGKTVTLKTLGLTVLMAKIGLFIPAREPVELPWVNAVLADIGDEQSIQQSLSTFSGHIRRIGRILTALDQLNHDSNNSSLVSSLVLLDEVGAGTDPSEGSALAIALLKTLADRAHLTIATTHFGELKALKYGDDRFENASVEFNEVTLSPTYRLLWGIPGRSNALAIAQRLGLDPSIVAAAQHHLTPGATTEVNTVIAGLEAQRRRQENKAQEAAQVLAQAEQLHREVSQKADRLKIWEQDLKHQQEKAIQTTLIQAKTDIAQVIRTLQQGTPTAQKAHKATADLDQLASKHLPSTASKANPKASMPKGFKPQVGDRVRVTNLGQVAEVITPPDASGELSVRFGLMKMTVSLKDIESLQGEKALMPEVKPKLDPKNPPATPPASPSSQPAIRTSHNTLDLRGSRVADAEIELDRAIAQADGPLWVIHGHGTGKLRRGIQEFLKQHPQVDRFEPADNHDGGTGVTIVHPK; this is encoded by the coding sequence TTGAGCCTATTGTCCTGCCCAACCATTCAAGCCGAAACCCTAGAACTCCTAGAGTGGCCTCGGCTTTGCCAACATTTAGCCACCTTTGCAGCCACCAAACTGGGGAAAATAGCCGCCCAATGCTTGCCCCTACCCCAACGCCAGTCGGACAGTGAGACCCTCCTGGCCCAAACCCTTGAAGCCTATGCCCTAGAAGCAAAACTGGGGCAACTGCCCTTTGAAGGAATCCAGGACATTGGGGAAGCCCTGGCCTGGGCTGGTCGGGGGGGAATCCTCAAAGGCAATAACCTCCTCTATATCGCCACGACCTTAGCCGCCATGCGCCACATCCGGCGGATCATTGATGCCCAGGAGGAAGAAACCGTGGCCCACCTCTTAACACTGGTGGCCGATCTGCGAACCTATCCAGAGCTAGAACGTCAGATTCACCATTGCATTGACGATCGGGGCAACGTTACCGATCGAGCCAGCGAAACCCTTGGGCAAATTCGGGTCAAACTCAAAGCCCTACGGGATGACATTTACCAAACTCTCCAACGCTTAATGCAACGCCAAGGTAACGCCATTCAAGAACAGGTGATTACCCAGCGAGAGGGACGCTTTGTCATTCCCGTCAAGGCATCCCACAAAGAGAGCATCCCCGGCATTGTCCACGATGCCTCCAGTAGCGGAGCCACCCTCTACATCGAACCGAAGGCTGTTCTCGATCGTAACAATCGCCTGCGGCAACTCCAGCGCCAAGAACAAGCCGAAGAAGAACGCATTTGCCAACAACTCAGTGCCGCCGTCGCCGAGGTACAAGAAGACCTAGAGCAACTCCTAGCCATTGCCACCGCCCTAGATCTTGCCATTGCCCGTGCCCGCTACAGCTATTGGATTCAAGGTAACGTCCCCCGATTCATTGACCCCGCCCAAGACACCATTACCCTACGGCAACTCCGCCACCCCTTGCTGGAGTGGCAGCACCGTCAGGAACAGGGCAGCCCCACCATTCCCATCGATCTCCATATTCAACCCCACATTCGAGTAGTGGCCATAACGGGTCCCAATACCGGCGGTAAAACCGTCACCCTCAAAACCTTGGGTCTGACCGTCCTCATGGCTAAAATCGGACTATTTATCCCAGCCAGAGAACCGGTAGAGCTGCCTTGGGTCAATGCTGTCTTAGCGGATATTGGCGATGAACAGTCTATTCAACAGAGTTTATCAACATTTTCAGGACATATCCGTCGCATTGGCCGCATTCTCACAGCTCTAGATCAGCTAAATCACGATTCTAACAACAGTAGCCTCGTTAGTAGCCTCGTTTTACTGGACGAGGTGGGAGCCGGCACGGATCCCTCAGAAGGCAGCGCCCTCGCCATTGCCCTCCTCAAAACCTTAGCCGATCGTGCCCATCTCACCATTGCCACCACCCATTTTGGTGAACTCAAAGCTTTAAAATACGGGGACGATCGTTTTGAAAATGCCTCCGTCGAATTTAATGAGGTCACCCTTTCCCCCACCTACCGACTGCTGTGGGGAATCCCAGGCCGATCTAACGCCCTCGCCATTGCCCAACGCCTAGGACTAGACCCCAGCATTGTCGCTGCCGCCCAACACCACCTCACCCCCGGAGCCACCACAGAAGTTAACACTGTGATCGCTGGCCTAGAAGCCCAACGACGGCGGCAAGAAAACAAGGCCCAGGAAGCCGCCCAAGTCTTAGCCCAAGCTGAACAACTGCACCGCGAAGTGTCCCAAAAAGCAGATCGTCTCAAAATCTGGGAACAAGACCTTAAACACCAACAAGAAAAAGCCATCCAAACCACCCTGATCCAGGCAAAAACAGATATTGCCCAAGTCATTCGTACCCTCCAACAAGGTACACCCACCGCCCAAAAAGCCCATAAGGCAACCGCCGATCTGGATCAACTAGCCAGTAAACACCTACCCAGCACGGCATCTAAAGCAAATCCGAAAGCCTCAATGCCCAAAGGCTTTAAGCCCCAAGTGGGCGATCGCGTCAGAGTCACCAACCTTGGACAAGTAGCCGAAGTCATCACCCCCCCGGATGCCAGTGGTGAACTCAGCGTTCGCTTTGGACTCATGAAAATGACCGTCTCCCTGAAAGACATTGAATCTCTCCAAGGGGAAAAGGCTTTGATGCCAGAGGTGAAACCCAAACTCGATCCTAAAAACCCCCCAGCCACACCTCCAGCCAGCCCGTCATCCCAACCCGCAATACGAACCTCCCACAACACTCTAGACCTACGGGGCAGTCGAGTCGCCGATGCAGAAATTGAACTCGATCGAGCGATCGCCCAAGCCGACGGTCCATTGTGGGTGATCCACGGCCATGGCACCGGCAAGCTACGGCGAGGCATTCAAGAATTTTTAAAGCAACATCCCCAGGTCGATCGCTTTGAACCCGCAGATAACCATGACGGCGGTACAGGTGTCACCATTGTTCACCCCAAATAA